Proteins found in one Flavobacterium channae genomic segment:
- a CDS encoding exonuclease domain-containing protein has translation MYTILDIETTGGQFNEEGITEIAIYKFDGHEVVDQFISLVNPEKPIQPFVVKLTGINNAMLRSAPKFYEIAKRIIEITEGCVIVAHNASFDYRILKTEFRRLGYDFKKQTLCTVELAKKLIPEQESYSLGKLVRALGIPMADRHRASGDAMATVKLFKMLMAKDVEKEIVKSFIKTEIKSGISPKLLDIVESLPSKTGIYYIHNEKGDLIYIGKSKNIKKRVNQHFTGTSSKSKKIQRDVFAVSVEETGSELIALLKESEEIKINKPIYNRAQRKSIFQYALYMHKDANGYLALHVEKADGRKKEITSFTTLQEGRNALFKITEKYNLCQKINGLFNTNNDCFQYKIKECNGACIGEESPEEYNDRVNEFLEENSFENNNMVIIDRGRNFDERSAILIENGIYKGYCFYDLNYQVNNIEILKNIIIPMQHNRDTKTIIQTYLRKNKVYKVIKF, from the coding sequence TTGTACACAATACTCGACATAGAAACTACTGGAGGTCAATTCAACGAAGAAGGAATTACGGAAATCGCCATTTATAAATTTGATGGTCATGAAGTAGTTGATCAATTCATTAGTTTGGTCAATCCGGAAAAGCCGATACAACCTTTTGTTGTAAAATTAACTGGTATAAATAATGCCATGTTACGCAGTGCTCCAAAGTTTTATGAGATTGCCAAAAGAATTATTGAAATTACGGAAGGTTGTGTTATTGTAGCTCACAACGCATCTTTTGATTATCGCATTTTAAAAACCGAATTCCGACGTTTAGGTTACGATTTCAAGAAACAAACACTTTGTACTGTTGAATTAGCAAAAAAACTTATTCCTGAACAAGAATCGTATAGTTTAGGAAAATTAGTAAGAGCATTAGGAATTCCTATGGCAGATCGTCATAGAGCAAGCGGAGATGCTATGGCAACTGTGAAGTTGTTTAAAATGCTAATGGCTAAAGACGTTGAAAAAGAAATCGTAAAAAGCTTTATCAAAACCGAAATCAAATCAGGAATTTCACCTAAGTTATTGGATATTGTAGAAAGTTTACCTTCAAAAACGGGCATCTACTATATTCACAATGAAAAAGGTGATTTAATCTACATCGGAAAAAGTAAAAACATTAAAAAACGTGTTAATCAGCATTTTACTGGAACTTCGAGTAAAAGTAAAAAGATACAGCGAGATGTTTTTGCTGTTTCGGTTGAAGAAACTGGTAGCGAATTGATTGCGCTTTTAAAAGAAAGTGAAGAAATCAAAATCAACAAACCGATTTACAATAGAGCGCAACGAAAAAGTATTTTTCAATATGCTTTGTACATGCATAAAGATGCCAATGGTTATTTAGCATTACATGTTGAAAAAGCAGATGGTCGTAAAAAAGAAATTACTTCATTTACAACGCTTCAAGAAGGAAGAAATGCTTTGTTTAAGATTACTGAAAAATACAATTTGTGTCAAAAAATAAATGGTTTATTCAACACCAACAACGATTGTTTTCAATATAAAATAAAAGAATGCAACGGTGCTTGTATTGGCGAAGAATCTCCAGAAGAATACAACGACAGAGTCAATGAATTTCTTGAAGAAAATTCGTTTGAAAACAACAATATGGTTATCATCGATCGTGGTAGAAACTTTGATGAAAGAAGCGCTATATTAATTGAAAACGGAATTTATAAAGGCTACTGTTTTTATGATTTAAACTATCAGGTAAACAATATTGAAATCCTAAAAAACATCATTATTCCGATGCAACATAATCGTGATACAAAAACGATTATTCAAACCTATTTGCGTAAAAACAAAGTTTACAAAGTAATTAAATTTTAA
- a CDS encoding ion transporter gives MSEIKSKYEVFKQKTHIIIYGTNTVAGRLFDLFLLGLIVLSVLVVMLETVKSFDAKYHSYLVLLEWIITICFTIEYILRIITIKKPINYILSFYGIIDLIAVLPMYLSFFISGTSVFAVIRALRLLRLFKIVNHPQFNHHSLHLKESLIASKGKILIFMYFMFISTIIIGSVMYVIEGEESGFTSIPTGIYWAIVTLTTVGYGDISPVTPLGQFLASFVMIMGYGIIAVPTGIVSAEFAKNKPQIKESETKVCQNCGSHEHYAKAKFCQDCGHKL, from the coding sequence ATGAGCGAAATTAAGTCGAAATACGAAGTTTTTAAGCAAAAAACACACATAATCATTTACGGAACAAATACGGTTGCTGGCCGACTTTTCGATTTGTTTTTATTGGGATTAATTGTCTTAAGTGTTCTTGTTGTAATGTTGGAAACCGTAAAAAGTTTTGACGCAAAATATCACTCCTATTTGGTTCTTTTAGAATGGATTATCACTATTTGTTTTACAATTGAATACATTCTAAGAATTATCACTATAAAAAAACCAATAAATTACATTTTGAGTTTTTATGGCATTATCGATTTAATTGCTGTTTTACCCATGTATTTATCCTTTTTTATATCAGGAACAAGTGTGTTTGCCGTTATTAGAGCATTACGATTATTGCGATTATTCAAAATAGTAAACCATCCACAATTCAATCATCATTCATTACATTTAAAAGAATCTTTAATTGCTAGCAAAGGAAAAATTCTGATATTCATGTATTTCATGTTTATTAGTACCATTATCATAGGTTCTGTAATGTATGTTATTGAAGGCGAAGAAAGCGGTTTTACTAGTATTCCAACTGGAATTTATTGGGCAATTGTAACATTAACAACTGTTGGTTATGGCGACATTTCTCCTGTAACTCCATTGGGTCAATTTTTAGCATCTTTTGTAATGATTATGGGTTACGGAATAATTGCTGTTCCTACCGGAATTGTTTCTGCAGAATTTGCTAAAAACAAACCTCAAATAAAAGAAAGCGAAACCAAAGTTTGTCAAAATTGCGGAAGTCACGAACATTATGCAAAAGCCAAATTTTGTCAAGATTGTGGACACAAATTATAA
- a CDS encoding YggS family pyridoxal phosphate-dependent enzyme, whose product MSISKNLNSIKSQLPNHVTLVAVSKTKPVADLMEAYDAGQRIFGENKIQEMTDKWEVMPKDIEWHMIGHVQTNKVKYMAPYVSLIHGVDSLKLLLEINKQAAKNYRVIDCLLQVYIAEEESKFGLDEEELEEILKLIQNDKDNFKNIRIVGLMGMATFTENKNQIEKEFKHLKAIFDKINQSSFTNHPLTILSMGMSGDYELAISCGSTMVRIGSSIFGSR is encoded by the coding sequence ATGTCAATCTCAAAAAACCTTAATTCCATAAAATCCCAACTTCCCAATCACGTTACATTGGTAGCGGTTTCAAAAACCAAACCTGTTGCGGATTTAATGGAAGCATATGATGCAGGCCAACGCATTTTTGGAGAAAACAAAATCCAAGAAATGACCGATAAATGGGAAGTCATGCCAAAAGACATTGAATGGCACATGATTGGTCACGTGCAAACGAATAAAGTCAAATACATGGCGCCTTATGTGAGTTTGATTCATGGTGTGGATAGTTTGAAGTTGTTGTTGGAAATCAACAAACAAGCGGCTAAAAACTATCGTGTAATTGATTGTTTGCTACAAGTGTATATTGCAGAAGAAGAAAGTAAATTTGGTTTAGATGAAGAAGAATTAGAAGAGATTCTAAAACTAATTCAGAATGACAAGGACAATTTTAAAAACATCAGAATTGTTGGTTTAATGGGAATGGCAACCTTTACAGAAAATAAAAATCAAATAGAAAAAGAATTTAAACATTTAAAAGCTATTTTTGATAAGATAAACCAATCATCTTTTACTAATCATCCATTAACAATTCTTTCCATGGGCATGAGTGGCGATTATGAACTAGCAATTTCATGTGGAAGTACGATGGTTCGAATTGGAAGTAGTATATTTGGATCAAGATAA